A single region of the Gossypium arboreum isolate Shixiya-1 chromosome 12, ASM2569848v2, whole genome shotgun sequence genome encodes:
- the LOC108476996 gene encoding probable calcium-binding protein CML11, with product MNDNQRAKLDEEQMAELRETFPSFDRSNDGSLTQLELGWLLRSLRLNPSSTDQVEALIQKADSNNNGLVKFSEFTTMVAPELLSEKSPCREEQLRQLFKMFDTDGNGFITAAELAHSMAKLGNALTVEELLEMIKEADTDGDGRMSLEEFSDAIISAAFEF from the coding sequence ATGAACGACAATCAACGCGCAAAGCTAGACGAAGAGCAAATGGCTGAACTAAGAGAAACATTTCCTTCGTTTGATAGGAGCAACGATGGTAGCTTAACGCAGCTTGAATTGGGTTGGCTTTTGCGGTCCTTGAGGCTAAACCCCAGCAGCACAGACCAGGTGGAAGCCCTGATACAAAAGGCTGATTCAAACAACAATGGGCTGGTCAAGTTCTCGGAGTTCACGACTATGGTAGCACCGGAGCTTCTGTCGGAGAAGTCACCCTGCAGGGAAGAGCAACTGAGGCAGCTGTTTAAGATGTTTGATACGGATGGCAATGGCTTCATCACAGCCGCTGAGTTGGCACATTCCATGGCCAAACTTGGAAATGCACTGACGGTGGAGGAGTTGTTGGAGATGATCAAGGAAGCCGATACAGACGGGGACGGTAGGATGAGTTTAGAAGAATTCTCCGATGCCATTATTTCCGCTGCTTTTGAATTTTGA
- the LOC108476995 gene encoding binding partner of ACD11 1 produces MSSIKTIKVSNVSLQATERDINEFFSFSGDIEYVEMQSDNERSQTAYVTFKDSQGAETAILLSGATIVNLSVSISLAPDYKLPPAAFAPPPAAFAPPPAAFAPPPAAFAPPPPIQNQTPAGADSAMRKAEDVVTGMLAKGFILGKDAVNKAKSFDEKHRLTSTASSKVASFDKKIGFTEKVSAGTSAVSGKVREVDKKFQVSEKTKSAFSVAEQKVSSAGSAIMKNRYVFTGASWVTGAFNKVAKAAGDVGQKTKEKVGAAEEERKRKVVDDFAQIHLSESPKATAPNEQHNPSKPASAQGLIL; encoded by the exons ATGTCGTCT ATTAAAACCATTAAGGTCAGCAATGTTTCTTTACAAGCTACTGAGCGAGACATCAATGAGTTCTTTTCCTTTTCTGGTGATATAGAATATGTAGAAATGCAGAG TGACAATGAGCGGTCTCAAACTGCCTATGTTACCTTCAAGGATTCACAAGGAGCAGAGACTGCTATTCTTCTTTCG GGAGCAACGATAGTCAATCTGTCTGTCAGCATTTCGTTAGCTCCAGACTACAAATTGCCTCCTGCTGCTTTTGCACCGCCTCCTGCCGCTTTTGCACCGCCTCCTGCTGCTTTTGCACCGCCTCCTGCTGCTTTTGCACCTCCTCCT CCAATACAAAACCAAACTCCTGCTGGTGCTGATTCGGCAATGCGGAAGGCAGAGGATGTTGTTACTGGCATGCTTGCTAAGGGCTTTATATTGGGCAAAGATGCAGTCAACAAGGCAAAGAGCTTCGATGAGAAGCACCGGCTAACATCAACAGCCTCATCCAAGGTAGCATCTTTTGACAAGAAAATTGGGTTCACCGAGAAGGTAAGTGCTGGTACTAGTGCGGTGAGTGGGAAAGTTAGGGAAGTGGATAAAAAATTTCAGGTTTCAGAGAAAACCAAATCAGCATTCTCTGTGGCCGAGCAAAAGGTGAGCAGTGCAGGATCTGCCATAATGAAGAACAGGTATGTATTCACCGGAGCTTCATGGGTGACTGGTGCTTTCAACAAGGTTGCAAAAGCAGCAGGTGATGTTGGccagaaaacaaaagaaaaagtggGAGCGGCTGAAGAAGAGCGAAAAAGAAAAGTGGTGGATGACTTTGCACAGATTCATCTATCTGAGTCACCTAAAGCTACTGCACCAAACGAACAACATAATCCCTCTAAGCCTGCATCTGCTCAAGGGCTGATCCTTTGA